One part of the Marichromatium purpuratum 984 genome encodes these proteins:
- a CDS encoding methyl-accepting chemotaxis protein, with protein sequence MKKNYPVTQQEVSFPDDTNILSTTDLKGAITYVNDHFVDISGFTEDELIGRNHNLVRHPDMPPAAFADLWRTLKSGRPWMGLIKNRCKNGDHYWVSAYVTPITHDGAITEYQSVRTKPSRARVEQAERFYAELMRDRRPWRWRLGMTRSRWRLLGTIALLGAVVLAAAPLLGLGTLQAAPPVLVFTLTAMVLAWIETRPLATIAAQARMVADNPISQYAYTQRRDEYGAAEFALRMLEAESGAAVGRVDDSAARLLREAEHMVEAVESARGAILQQQSETDQVATAIEEMTASVREVAQSAQQTADTAHEADANASNGGEVVGATGGSIGRLAEEIEQAAAVIHTLEQHSGEISAVLDVIRGIAEQTNLLALNAAIEAARAGEAGRGFAVVADEVRNLANRTQQSTTEIQAMIEKLQAGTRSSVEVMGNSRAQAEQSVVQAREAGEALERITSGIQSITDMSTQIATAVEEQSAVSEEISRSITDIRQGADQTAAGSHAIGQASSRVVELSSELRTLARQFWEHRR encoded by the coding sequence ATGAAAAAGAACTATCCAGTGACGCAACAGGAGGTGTCCTTCCCGGACGACACCAATATCCTGTCGACCACCGATCTGAAGGGCGCCATCACCTATGTCAACGACCACTTCGTCGACATCTCCGGTTTCACCGAGGACGAACTGATCGGGCGTAACCACAACTTGGTACGCCATCCCGACATGCCGCCGGCGGCCTTTGCCGACCTGTGGCGGACGCTGAAGTCCGGGCGCCCCTGGATGGGCTTGATCAAGAACCGCTGCAAGAACGGCGACCACTACTGGGTGAGTGCTTATGTCACCCCGATCACCCACGACGGCGCCATCACCGAGTACCAGTCGGTGCGCACCAAGCCGAGCCGCGCCAGGGTCGAGCAAGCCGAGCGTTTCTACGCCGAGTTGATGCGTGATCGGCGTCCCTGGCGCTGGCGTCTGGGCATGACCCGGTCGCGCTGGCGGTTGCTCGGTACCATCGCACTGCTCGGTGCCGTTGTACTCGCCGCCGCCCCGTTGCTCGGACTCGGCACGCTCCAGGCCGCACCGCCGGTGCTGGTGTTCACCTTGACGGCGATGGTCCTGGCCTGGATCGAGACGCGTCCGCTCGCCACCATCGCTGCCCAGGCGCGCATGGTGGCCGACAATCCCATCAGTCAGTACGCCTATACCCAGCGTCGCGACGAGTACGGCGCGGCCGAGTTCGCCCTGCGCATGCTCGAAGCCGAGAGCGGCGCGGCGGTGGGACGCGTCGATGACTCGGCGGCGCGACTGCTGCGCGAGGCCGAACACATGGTCGAGGCCGTGGAGTCGGCGCGCGGCGCGATCCTCCAGCAGCAGTCGGAGACCGATCAGGTGGCCACCGCCATCGAGGAGATGACTGCCAGCGTGCGCGAGGTCGCGCAAAGCGCCCAGCAAACCGCCGACACCGCCCACGAAGCCGATGCCAACGCCTCCAACGGCGGCGAGGTAGTGGGCGCCACCGGCGGTTCGATCGGGCGGCTCGCCGAGGAGATCGAGCAGGCCGCTGCGGTGATCCACACCCTCGAGCAGCACAGCGGCGAGATCAGCGCCGTGCTCGACGTCATCCGCGGCATCGCCGAGCAGACCAACCTGCTCGCGCTCAACGCCGCGATCGAGGCAGCGCGCGCCGGCGAGGCCGGGCGTGGTTTCGCGGTGGTCGCCGACGAGGTGCGCAACCTCGCCAACCGCACCCAGCAGTCGACCACCGAGATCCAGGCGATGATCGAGAAGCTGCAGGCCGGTACCCGCTCGTCGGTCGAGGTCATGGGCAACAGTCGCGCTCAGGCCGAGCAGAGCGTCGTCCAGGCGCGCGAGGCCGGCGAGGCACTCGAGCGTATCACCAGCGGCATCCAGTCGATCACCGACATGAGCACCCAGATCGCCACCGCCGTCGAGGAGCAGAGCGCGGTCAGCGAGGAGATCAGCCGCAGCATCACCGATATCCGTCAAGGCGCGGACCAGACCGCCGCCGGCAGCCATGCCATCGGGCAGGCCTCCAGCCGGGTCGTCGAACTCTCCAGCGAGCTACGCACCCTGGCACGGCAATTCTGGGAACATCGGCGTTGA
- a CDS encoding V-type ATP synthase subunit E, producing MTQVDELEQAILARAERLAAEYRARAASRRDTILREAAERLRAREQHEEQVARALAERSFRQQVQASELKLQTHLDRVRWNLMQAVERGLEERMRAFIAERDTYGDWLATLIVRDAGLIEQPRLRVEANAHDLVLLRERWAAILEALPEGREAELVEEPITALGGVRVSDAEGRVRIDDTHAGRLERLRPEIQRVILERLLPNGLDTANLFNG from the coding sequence ATGACCCAGGTCGATGAACTCGAACAGGCGATCCTCGCGCGCGCCGAGCGCCTCGCCGCCGAGTACCGGGCGCGCGCCGCCAGCCGTCGCGACACCATCCTGCGCGAGGCCGCCGAGCGGCTGCGCGCGCGCGAGCAACACGAGGAGCAGGTCGCCCGCGCCCTGGCCGAACGCAGCTTCCGCCAACAGGTCCAGGCCAGCGAGCTGAAGCTCCAGACCCATCTCGACCGGGTGCGCTGGAACCTGATGCAGGCCGTCGAGCGCGGCCTCGAGGAGCGGATGCGCGCCTTCATCGCCGAGCGCGACACCTATGGCGACTGGCTCGCGACGCTGATCGTGCGCGATGCCGGGCTGATCGAGCAGCCGCGGCTGCGCGTCGAGGCCAACGCCCACGACCTGGTGCTGCTGCGCGAGCGCTGGGCGGCGATCCTCGAGGCGCTACCCGAGGGGCGCGAGGCCGAGCTGGTCGAGGAGCCGATCACCGCCCTCGGCGGGGTGCGGGTCAGCGACGCCGAGGGGCGGGTGCGGATCGACGACACCCATGCCGGTCGGCTCGAACGGCTGCGCCCCGAGATCCAGCGCGTGATCCTCGAACGCCTGCTCCCCAACGGGCTCGATACCGCCAACCTGTTCAATGGATGA
- a CDS encoding V0D/AC39 family V-type ATPase subunit codes for MADADHAYLDARVSMMATGLHDPDTIDRLATLPLSALVDQLGLDALLDAAPSPRARSRAIEQALVHQLLAELQVLIRPLQGDERELMLAWGRKYALYNLKTLLRGKLHALEAETIAEQLFDLPAPIRLPIHTLFRAESVEELLRQLETGPYRQIARQAREVYARRRESFALEAAIDQHYYLGLARHVRTFGAPHGTALRRLIGAALDRVDLLWLLRFRLCYGLSPSETFYWLVPSTGLLGRERLLRLVALDGLEPVIEALPAPLAGQLAGSDDIAEVQRRVNIHSATIARALLAHGDSAPARALAYLMLRETDLLRLFAIIQGRLLGLAQHTIDAALERAPSGCTWRAAACARREEA; via the coding sequence ATGGCCGATGCCGATCACGCCTATCTCGACGCCCGGGTCTCGATGATGGCCACAGGGCTGCATGACCCCGACACCATTGATCGACTCGCCACCCTGCCGCTGAGCGCCCTGGTCGACCAGCTCGGGCTCGACGCCCTGCTCGACGCCGCACCGTCGCCGCGCGCGCGCAGCCGCGCCATCGAGCAGGCGCTGGTCCACCAGCTGCTCGCCGAGCTGCAGGTGCTGATCCGACCACTGCAGGGCGACGAGCGCGAGCTGATGCTCGCCTGGGGGCGCAAGTACGCGCTCTACAACCTCAAGACCCTGCTGCGCGGCAAGCTCCATGCGCTCGAGGCCGAGACCATCGCCGAGCAACTGTTCGACCTGCCCGCCCCGATCCGACTGCCGATCCATACCCTGTTCCGCGCCGAGAGCGTCGAGGAGCTGCTGCGCCAGCTCGAGACCGGTCCCTACCGCCAGATCGCCCGCCAGGCACGCGAGGTCTATGCCCGGCGCCGCGAATCCTTCGCCCTCGAGGCGGCAATCGACCAGCACTACTACCTCGGGCTGGCGCGCCACGTCCGCACCTTCGGCGCACCGCACGGCACCGCGCTCAGACGCCTGATCGGCGCCGCGCTCGACCGCGTCGACCTGCTGTGGCTGCTGCGCTTCCGGCTCTGCTACGGACTCTCACCCTCCGAGACCTTCTACTGGCTGGTGCCCTCGACCGGACTGCTCGGACGCGAGCGACTGCTGCGCCTGGTCGCGCTCGACGGGCTCGAGCCGGTCATCGAGGCCCTGCCCGCGCCGCTCGCCGGTCAGCTCGCCGGCAGCGACGACATCGCCGAGGTGCAGCGACGCGTCAACATCCACAGCGCCACCATCGCCCGCGCCCTGCTCGCCCACGGCGACTCGGCGCCAGCACGCGCGCTGGCCTATCTGATGCTGCGCGAGACCGACCTGCTGAGGCTGTTCGCCATCATCCAGGGGCGTCTGCTCGGTCTCGCCCAGCACACCATCGACGCAGCGCTCGAGCGTGCGCCCTCGGGCTGTACCTGGCGCGCCGCGGCCTGTGCCCGGCGGGAGGAGGCCTGA
- a CDS encoding methyl-accepting chemotaxis protein has protein sequence MKTNLPVTGKERSFAETDNIMSTTDLKGIVTDVNETFVEISGFDRDELVGFNHNVVRHPDMPPAAFAQLWQTIKSGRPWMGLVKNRCKNGDHYWVDAFVNPIMRDGKVFEYQSVRIRPARDLVDKAERLYAGIRAGRLPLALRLPRFSAFWRLTAWLVLAALLAFATLPLSNLPLAPGLGLIALLLVAGTLIAWLQTRPLARLDARARQVIDDPTAQYLYTGNNTEYGAITLAMRMLRTESRSAAVRISDNAAKLSRQAEAAVETITELRAAILNQQSQTDLVATAIEEMSATVREVARNAQHTADSADTADSAARDGKRVTIDTREAIARLSDEVENAAAVIHTLEQHSDEISAVLDVIRGIAEQTNLLALNAAIEAARAGEAGRGFAVVADEVRNLANRTQQSTTEIQTMIEKLQAGARASVEVMHGSRAQAEQSVTQAREAGGALESIAASVQQITDMTTQIATAVEEQSAVSEEINRSVTNIRQSADGNATTTGEIEHTAEMLATLAEELRVLAEQFWSHRICMTDEVRLNGSAGGQRG, from the coding sequence ATGAAAACCAACCTCCCCGTCACCGGCAAGGAACGCTCCTTCGCCGAGACCGACAACATCATGTCGACCACCGACCTCAAGGGCATCGTCACCGATGTCAACGAGACCTTCGTCGAGATCAGCGGCTTCGATCGCGACGAGCTGGTCGGCTTCAATCACAACGTGGTGCGTCACCCCGACATGCCACCGGCGGCCTTCGCCCAGCTGTGGCAGACCATCAAGTCAGGGCGCCCCTGGATGGGCCTGGTCAAGAACCGCTGCAAGAACGGCGATCACTACTGGGTCGACGCCTTCGTCAACCCGATCATGCGCGATGGCAAGGTGTTCGAGTACCAGTCGGTGCGTATCCGCCCGGCGCGCGACCTGGTCGACAAGGCCGAGCGACTCTATGCCGGGATCCGCGCCGGACGCCTGCCGCTGGCGCTGCGTCTGCCACGGTTCTCGGCGTTCTGGCGATTGACCGCGTGGCTGGTGCTCGCCGCGCTCCTGGCTTTCGCCACCCTGCCGTTGAGCAACCTGCCGCTGGCCCCGGGACTCGGCCTGATCGCACTGCTGCTGGTCGCCGGTACCCTGATCGCATGGCTCCAGACCCGCCCGCTGGCGCGCCTCGACGCGCGGGCACGCCAGGTCATCGACGACCCCACCGCACAGTACCTCTATACCGGCAACAACACCGAGTACGGTGCCATCACCCTGGCGATGCGCATGCTGCGCACCGAGAGCCGCTCGGCGGCGGTGCGGATCTCCGATAACGCGGCCAAGCTCTCGCGTCAGGCCGAGGCCGCAGTCGAGACCATCACCGAGCTGCGCGCGGCCATCCTCAATCAGCAGTCGCAGACCGATCTGGTGGCCACCGCCATCGAGGAGATGAGCGCCACCGTGCGCGAGGTCGCGCGCAACGCTCAGCACACCGCCGACAGCGCCGACACCGCTGACAGCGCTGCGCGCGACGGCAAGCGTGTCACCATCGACACCCGCGAGGCCATCGCACGCCTCTCCGACGAGGTCGAAAACGCCGCTGCGGTGATCCACACCCTCGAGCAGCACAGCGATGAGATCAGCGCCGTGCTCGACGTCATCCGCGGCATCGCCGAGCAGACCAACCTGCTCGCGCTCAACGCCGCGATCGAAGCGGCCCGCGCCGGCGAAGCCGGGCGCGGCTTCGCGGTGGTCGCCGACGAGGTGCGCAACCTCGCCAACCGCACCCAGCAATCGACCACCGAGATCCAGACGATGATCGAGAAGTTGCAGGCCGGCGCGCGCGCCTCGGTCGAGGTGATGCACGGCAGCCGCGCCCAGGCCGAGCAGAGCGTCACCCAGGCGCGCGAGGCCGGTGGCGCGCTCGAGTCGATCGCCGCCAGCGTGCAGCAGATCACCGACATGACCACCCAGATCGCCACCGCCGTCGAGGAACAGAGTGCGGTCAGCGAGGAAATCAACCGCAGCGTCACCAATATCCGCCAGTCGGCCGACGGTAACGCCACGACCACCGGCGAGATCGAGCATACCGCCGAGATGCTGGCCACCCTCGCCGAGGAGCTGCGGGTGCTCGCCGAGCAGTTCTGGAGTCATCGGATCTGCATGACCGACGAGGTCCGTCTGAACGGCTCGGCGGGCGGGCAGCGCGGCTGA
- a CDS encoding V-type ATP synthase subunit F, whose product MDTPSTETATPARLVFIGDERLADGFRLIGFEAHENPAPETVERLLRGLLRARAKALVVVDDALMAADIPSLQRIRREGGRIVVVAVPALGAEPPRLSSAVADRLDALFGAAPDDETEQRHDPGR is encoded by the coding sequence ATGGACACCCCCAGCACCGAGACCGCCACCCCGGCGCGGCTCGTGTTCATCGGTGACGAGCGGCTCGCCGACGGCTTCCGGTTGATCGGCTTCGAGGCCCACGAGAACCCCGCCCCGGAGACCGTCGAGCGCCTGCTGCGCGGGCTGCTGCGCGCGCGGGCCAAGGCGCTGGTGGTGGTCGACGACGCGCTGATGGCCGCGGACATCCCCAGCCTGCAGCGCATCCGCCGCGAGGGCGGACGCATCGTGGTGGTCGCGGTGCCCGCGCTCGGCGCCGAGCCACCGCGTCTGTCCAGCGCGGTGGCCGATCGGCTCGATGCGCTGTTCGGCGCAGCGCCGGACGACGAGACGGAGCAACGACATGACCCAGGTCGATGA
- a CDS encoding V-type ATP synthase subunit I, protein MLSPTAMKHVRLLVLAEDLPAASLALAETGHFHPDARDPDEARLGTAPARDYRRHHERARQRLDKLAKLLDLALPQHIDRPRVIEPESLAVLDQWLGELWQTASAHAERLRQLDDEARLVAEHQAALANFAALDIDLAVLRNNTRFLDIHVGMLPRENLAQLGGALGLAHYLVHVYMQRGDQTHVVIVGPSDAAPESLPQVLAAAGFQALPIPVELDREPARVRQQLETRSADIARRRAALERELAEWGADHREQLLAAQQTLLLAAPLIALDPALRASGPLAHLAGWVPARAVEDLARQLHQRLSHPFDLSTRAPRTDEHRLVPTALTRNRLLSPFATLVGQYGIPEYGEVDPTPLFAVTFLLMFGSMFGDLGQGAVIALAAWLLRRRLGRFWPFGLLAGLSSMVFGLVFGSVFGNEHLIPALWMSPLTDPLRMLTLALLWGVGFITLACALAIYNRVAVGRWRDAVLGHHGAVNLVFYLALVGAGVGLAEDGALAPWPATIAGLALATLAWASWREQQGPLIERALVVFIATLETVIGYVSNTLSFLRVAAFGLNHVALAIAVYTLAGMLGEVGHLITLVLGNLFIIVLEGGIVMIQVMRLQYYEGFSRYFSGDGHAFAPLRLPRD, encoded by the coding sequence ATGCTCTCGCCCACGGCGATGAAACACGTCCGCCTGCTGGTCCTCGCCGAGGACCTGCCCGCCGCCTCGCTCGCGCTCGCCGAGACCGGTCACTTCCACCCCGACGCGCGCGACCCGGACGAGGCGCGCCTCGGCACCGCCCCGGCACGCGACTATCGCCGCCATCACGAACGTGCCCGACAGCGGCTCGACAAGCTCGCCAAGCTGCTCGACCTCGCGCTGCCGCAGCACATCGACCGGCCTCGGGTGATCGAGCCCGAGTCCCTGGCCGTGCTCGATCAGTGGCTCGGCGAGCTGTGGCAGACCGCCTCGGCCCACGCCGAGCGCCTGCGCCAGCTCGACGACGAGGCGCGACTGGTCGCCGAGCACCAGGCCGCGCTCGCCAACTTCGCCGCGCTCGACATCGATCTGGCGGTGCTGCGCAACAACACCCGCTTCCTCGACATCCATGTCGGCATGTTGCCGCGCGAGAACCTCGCCCAGCTCGGCGGTGCGCTCGGACTCGCCCACTATCTGGTCCACGTCTACATGCAGCGTGGCGACCAGACCCATGTGGTGATCGTCGGTCCCAGCGATGCCGCTCCAGAATCTTTGCCTCAGGTGCTCGCCGCCGCCGGCTTCCAGGCGCTGCCGATCCCGGTCGAACTCGATCGCGAACCGGCGCGGGTACGCCAGCAGCTCGAGACGCGCAGCGCCGACATCGCCCGACGCCGCGCCGCGCTCGAACGCGAGCTTGCCGAGTGGGGCGCCGACCATCGCGAGCAGCTGCTCGCCGCGCAGCAGACCCTGCTGCTCGCCGCCCCGCTGATCGCGCTCGACCCGGCGCTGCGCGCCAGCGGACCGCTCGCCCATCTCGCCGGCTGGGTACCGGCGCGCGCGGTCGAGGATCTCGCGCGACAACTACACCAAAGGCTCTCACACCCTTTCGATCTGAGTACGCGCGCCCCACGCACCGACGAACATCGACTGGTGCCCACGGCGCTCACCCGCAACCGGCTACTCAGCCCCTTCGCCACCCTGGTCGGTCAGTACGGCATCCCCGAGTACGGCGAGGTCGACCCTACGCCGCTGTTCGCCGTCACCTTCCTGCTGATGTTCGGCAGCATGTTCGGCGACCTCGGTCAGGGCGCGGTGATCGCGCTCGCCGCCTGGCTGCTGCGCCGACGGCTCGGGCGCTTCTGGCCCTTCGGACTGCTCGCCGGGTTGTCGTCGATGGTCTTCGGACTGGTCTTCGGCAGCGTCTTCGGCAACGAGCACCTGATCCCGGCGCTGTGGATGAGCCCGCTCACCGATCCGCTGCGGATGCTCACCCTGGCGCTCCTCTGGGGGGTGGGGTTCATCACCCTCGCCTGTGCGCTGGCGATCTACAACCGGGTGGCCGTCGGGCGCTGGCGCGACGCCGTGCTCGGGCATCACGGTGCGGTCAATCTGGTGTTCTATCTCGCGCTGGTCGGCGCCGGGGTCGGACTCGCCGAGGACGGCGCCCTCGCCCCCTGGCCGGCGACCATCGCCGGGCTCGCCCTCGCCACCCTGGCCTGGGCGAGCTGGCGCGAGCAACAGGGCCCGCTGATCGAGCGCGCGCTGGTGGTCTTCATCGCCACCCTGGAGACGGTGATCGGCTATGTCTCCAACACCCTCTCCTTCCTCCGCGTCGCCGCCTTCGGGCTCAACCATGTCGCGCTCGCCATCGCCGTCTACACCCTCGCCGGGATGCTCGGCGAGGTCGGTCACCTCATCACCCTGGTCCTCGGCAACCTCTTCATCATCGTGCTCGAGGGCGGGATCGTGATGATCCAGGTGATGCGACTGCAGTACTACGAGGGGTTCTCGCGTTATTTCTCCGGGGACGGACACGCCTTCGCGCCACTGCGCCTGCCGCGTGACTGA
- a CDS encoding TIGR00341 family protein, translating to MRIVEVIADARHTKTLLGMAGFYGAEDAWCGEAGEDGRRAVRMLVDDQSRQALTDSLQDLFKADAAARIVIQPVDTVLTRDTPRRQDEALRRARAIAATREELYSEIVKGARLDTNHLVLTALSTLVAAIGLLENNVAVVIGAMVIAPLLGPNIALAFATSLGDRALVWQALRTNVAGLGLSLLLAVAIGLIWQVDFSLNELATRTDVGLAGVVLALASGAAAVLSLTSGLSSTLVGVMVAVALLPPTATIGLALGNARWDLALGALLLLAVNIVCVLLAAKLVFLFKGVRPRTWTERNRARQSMRLYLALWALLLAVLITVILLRSGTLAPLY from the coding sequence ATGCGCATCGTCGAGGTCATCGCCGACGCCAGGCACACCAAGACGCTGCTCGGCATGGCCGGCTTCTATGGCGCCGAGGACGCCTGGTGCGGCGAGGCCGGCGAAGATGGTCGACGCGCCGTGCGCATGCTCGTCGACGACCAGTCACGCCAAGCGCTGACCGACTCGCTGCAGGACCTCTTCAAGGCCGATGCTGCCGCGCGCATCGTCATCCAACCGGTCGACACCGTGCTCACCCGCGACACCCCGCGACGCCAGGACGAGGCGTTGCGCCGGGCGCGGGCGATCGCCGCCACGCGCGAGGAACTCTACAGCGAGATCGTCAAGGGCGCACGGCTCGACACCAATCACCTGGTGCTCACCGCGCTCTCGACCCTGGTCGCGGCCATCGGTCTTCTCGAGAACAATGTCGCGGTGGTGATCGGCGCGATGGTCATCGCCCCGCTGCTCGGTCCCAACATCGCCCTGGCCTTTGCCACCTCGCTCGGCGATCGCGCCCTGGTGTGGCAGGCGCTGCGTACCAATGTCGCCGGATTGGGGCTGTCGTTGCTGCTCGCCGTCGCCATCGGCCTGATCTGGCAGGTCGACTTCTCGCTCAACGAACTGGCCACCCGTACCGACGTCGGTCTCGCCGGGGTCGTGCTGGCGCTCGCCTCGGGCGCCGCGGCGGTGCTCTCGCTCACCTCCGGGCTGTCCTCGACCCTGGTCGGGGTGATGGTCGCCGTCGCCCTGCTGCCGCCGACGGCAACCATCGGACTCGCCCTCGGCAACGCCCGCTGGGACCTCGCGCTCGGCGCCCTGCTGCTGCTCGCCGTCAACATCGTCTGCGTCCTGCTCGCCGCCAAGCTGGTCTTCCTGTTCAAGGGTGTGCGCCCGCGCACCTGGACCGAGCGCAACCGCGCACGTCAGTCGATGCGACTCTATCTGGCGCTCTGGGCGCTGCTGCTCGCCGTCCTGATCACCGTCATCCTGCTGCGCTCCGGCACGCTCGCCCCCCTCTATTGA
- a CDS encoding ATP synthase subunit C → MYWLVALMTLAILGLILTGLVLELRPRASARLRDWFRPALGTQLVVFVGAQLGLLVLGLNDALAATETLAETAAPEISLGMGLAIIGAGIPTAISTIGAGIAVGPIGAASLAAITEKPENLGRTLIYLGLAEGIAIYGLVVSILLINKI, encoded by the coding sequence ATGTATTGGCTCGTCGCCCTCATGACCCTGGCCATCCTCGGCCTGATCCTCACCGGACTGGTGCTGGAGCTGCGCCCCCGCGCCAGCGCCCGGCTCCGTGACTGGTTCCGCCCGGCGCTCGGCACCCAGCTGGTGGTCTTCGTCGGCGCCCAGCTCGGGCTGCTCGTGCTCGGGCTCAACGACGCCCTGGCCGCCACCGAGACCCTCGCCGAGACCGCCGCGCCCGAGATCAGCCTCGGCATGGGGCTGGCGATCATCGGTGCCGGTATCCCCACCGCGATCTCGACCATCGGCGCCGGCATCGCCGTCGGCCCGATCGGCGCGGCCTCGCTGGCGGCGATCACCGAGAAGCCGGAGAACCTCGGGCGCACCCTGATCTATCTCGGTCTGGCCGAGGGCATCGCCATCTACGGGCTGGTGGTCTCGATCCTGCTCATCAACAAGATCTGA
- a CDS encoding V-type ATP synthase subunit A, producing MDDAVKDANRTGRMRDINGPIVTIELPGARSGEQVKLGELGLLGEVISLRGGDAIVQTYESTDGLRPGEPVRGLGRPLSVELGPGLLGGIFDGVQRPLEAIALASGDHIRRGIDLNALDRAREWRFTPNPALEPGARIGGGTLLGTVPETATIEHRVLVPPGIEGELEEIAPAGDYDLEATIARVRDAHGASRRLGLYHRWPVRQPRPYRRRDDGVAPLITGQRVIDTFFPQLKGGKGAVPGPFGAGKTVVQQQIARWSNADIVIYVGCGERGNELVDVLETFPQLDDPYTGRKLMERTLLVANTSNMPVVAREASVYVGLTMAEYYRDMGYDVVMLADSTSRWAEALREVSGRLGQMPVEEGYPAYLASRLAALYERAGRVETFAGASGSVTLIGAVSPPGGDFSEPVTSHTKDIVETFWALSKELADARHYPSIDWVGSFSGHVHTAAEWWHQEIDPNWEQRRTAALALLARDAELSRIVNLVGPEALSDPQRWELEGAALIKEGVLQQSALDDIDTFCSPAKQFALLDLAIEIYRSGESLIRLGVPVSELQNLPLLAKMRRIKSLYSSEELDRIQGFRDEVEEAMEGVRGEYAKQD from the coding sequence ATGGATGATGCCGTGAAAGACGCCAACAGAACCGGCCGGATGCGTGACATCAACGGCCCCATCGTCACCATCGAACTGCCCGGCGCGCGCAGCGGGGAGCAGGTCAAGCTCGGCGAACTCGGGCTGCTCGGCGAGGTGATCTCGCTGCGTGGCGGCGATGCCATCGTCCAGACCTACGAATCGACCGACGGGCTGCGTCCCGGCGAGCCGGTGCGCGGACTCGGCCGACCGCTCTCGGTCGAACTCGGCCCCGGGCTGCTCGGCGGCATCTTCGACGGCGTGCAGCGACCGCTCGAGGCGATCGCCCTGGCCTCGGGCGATCACATCCGCCGCGGCATCGACCTCAACGCCCTCGACCGTGCCCGCGAGTGGCGCTTCACCCCCAATCCGGCGCTCGAACCCGGCGCCCGGATCGGCGGCGGCACCCTGCTCGGCACCGTCCCGGAGACGGCCACCATCGAGCATCGCGTACTGGTGCCACCCGGTATCGAGGGCGAGCTGGAGGAGATCGCCCCGGCCGGCGACTACGACCTCGAGGCGACCATCGCCCGGGTGCGCGACGCCCACGGCGCCAGCCGCAGGCTCGGGCTCTATCACCGCTGGCCGGTGCGCCAGCCGCGCCCCTACCGGCGCCGCGACGATGGCGTCGCGCCGTTGATCACCGGACAGCGGGTGATCGACACCTTCTTCCCCCAGCTCAAGGGCGGCAAGGGCGCGGTCCCCGGCCCCTTCGGCGCGGGCAAGACCGTGGTGCAGCAGCAGATCGCGCGCTGGTCGAACGCCGACATCGTCATCTATGTCGGCTGCGGCGAGCGCGGCAACGAACTGGTCGACGTGCTCGAGACCTTCCCCCAGCTCGACGACCCCTACACCGGGCGCAAGCTGATGGAGCGCACCCTGCTGGTGGCCAACACCTCCAACATGCCGGTGGTGGCGCGCGAGGCCTCGGTCTATGTCGGCCTGACCATGGCCGAGTACTACCGCGACATGGGCTACGACGTGGTGATGCTGGCCGACTCCACCAGCCGCTGGGCCGAGGCGTTGCGCGAGGTCTCCGGGCGGCTCGGACAGATGCCGGTCGAGGAAGGCTACCCCGCCTATCTCGCCTCGCGTCTGGCCGCGCTCTACGAGCGTGCCGGGCGGGTCGAGACCTTCGCCGGGGCCTCCGGCTCGGTCACCCTGATCGGCGCGGTCTCGCCGCCGGGCGGCGACTTCTCCGAGCCCGTGACCAGCCACACCAAGGACATCGTCGAGACCTTCTGGGCGCTCTCCAAGGAGCTGGCCGACGCCCGTCACTACCCCTCGATCGACTGGGTCGGCAGCTTCTCCGGGCATGTCCACACCGCAGCCGAGTGGTGGCACCAGGAGATCGACCCGAACTGGGAGCAACGCCGCACCGCCGCCCTCGCCCTCCTCGCCCGCGACGCCGAACTCTCGCGCATCGTCAACCTGGTCGGCCCCGAGGCCCTCTCCGACCCCCAGCGCTGGGAGCTGGAAGGCGCCGCGCTCATCAAGGAAGGCGTGCTGCAGCAGAGCGCGCTCGACGACATCGACACCTTCTGCTCCCCGGCCAAGCAATTCGCCCTGCTGGATCTGGCCATCGAGATCTACCGCAGCGGCGAATCGCTGATTCGACTCGGCGTGCCGGTCTCGGAACTGCAGAACCTACCGCTATTGGCCAAGATGCGCAGGATCAAGTCGCTGTATTCGAGCGAGGAACTGGATCGGATACAGGGGTTTCGGGATGAAGTGGAGGAGGCGATGGAGGGGGTTCGGGGTGAGTATGCGAAGCAGGATTGA